GTTCATGTGTTAGCAGCGGCACACACGCGGGCTGGTACGCGTCATGCCGGAGATGGCCCAATAGCAGCAGCGACTGTTCAAGCTGCTGCCACGCTGCCTGAGCATTCTGAATGACTGCTCCGGCGTTGGCACAAATTTGCGAATGAAGTTCCGCGTTGTTCTCGGCTAGCATTTGCAGCGTTCGACGAGATTCGTTGCGTACTCCAATATGAACATCACTTAAGATTTCACTCAACAGATCGCACCGTTCCACAGTCGGCAACAAGCCAACCGTGCGAACCACGGCCGAACGTACATTGGGATCGCGATGAGTTTTCCCAACACTCAGGCGGCTCAACAATCGCTCCGGTTTTAGTCGGACCAGCGTGTTCCACGCCACGGCAGCCACAGTGTCTTCCCTGTCGTCGCATAGTTGTTCTGCGAGTGTCAACGCGTCTTCTGACGTTGCGGAATTCAGCAACAGAACGGCCAGAATACGATCAGAAATGCCAGCGTTCGAAAGTTCGCTGGCTAGTTTGAATGCATCGTCTGGTGCAAGTCGGCCGAGTGCTTCGGACGCAACTCGACGCGTGGAAAACCGTGTGCGGTCGCTTGCCGCCAGATTCAGCAAATCGGAAACAGCTTGCGTCGCGTTCAGCTCTGCAATACCGCGACAGGCCAGTTGCAGCAGGGTCTGGCTATATTTTTTCGGCGCCTGAATCCGCTGCTGCCACGTGTCCAGCAGTGCTTCGGACTTCCATTCGGCCAGGGTCGGTTCAAGAGCTGCACACAGTACTTCATCACCCGGTAGACAAAGCTCGGCCAGCAGTTCAGCATCGTTCTTATCGCCAACTTCCGCCAGCGCCATTGCGCAGGATCGTCGGACATTGCGGCTGGTAGATTTCTGCAGTCGGGTACGCAGAGCATCGGCAAACTGCTTCGGGTCGGCCAGCTTTTCTTGAGCCACCCGTTGCAAAGATCGAGCCGCCTGAACGCTGATTTCGTCGTCATAGTCGCCATTGACGACTCGCACAAACAGTTCAACGAAGTCCTTTTGAAGGAACTTGCTTGGTTCGGGAATATGAAATTCGGGCCGCAGAAGAAATCGCGTGGGCAGATCGTCAAAGCGAGGCACGTCGGGAAGTTTGAGTTCGCTTTCGAACGCGCGCGTCGTTTCATCAGCGTGTGCAAACACACCGAAACAGGCGACCAGAACAGCGATGATGGAAATTCCGCGTATCGACGACATCAGATCTCATTCAGTCCGGCTGACACAACTGCCATGTGCGAAACTGCAGCACGCACATCAGCAAAACACACGTGACGCCGGTCACCCACCATGTGAGCGGCACAAGGTTGTAAGATTCGAAGCCCGCAACCTGCATGGCATTTAAAGCACCCGCCATCGGATTGACGGCCAGCACTTTTTCCACAAAGGCGTGACTGAACGGAGCATCGCGATTAGCCCAAATGACCATCGTGCCTGCGAAAATTGATATCAAAATTCCGTAAGCGACTGCAGTCGCGGCCGCCGTCGTGCGAAAAAAGGTACTGACCGTGGCACTCACTAAAAGCGACAAGACGGCCGACATTCCCAGACTGATCATCACCTGGATCACCTGTTCTCGCAGCACAGGTTTAATAGCCATCATAATGCCATAGCCCGGCAACGACGCGCACAGGACCAGCACCAATGTGATCAGTACGCTTGTCAGCTTACCTCGAATAATTCGCCCAGGTTTCAATGGCGTTACTCGCAGAAGATTCCAGCCGCCGCTTTCCATTTCGCCGGCGATCATCCCGCCAGCAAGTCCCGGTGTGAACACCACGATCAGCGCGACCTGAGCGATGATGATGATGCCGCCAATGCGTTCCACGCCCCAGCCAACGGTGCCCATTGTGGTGCCCAGCGTCAGCAACAACGAAAGCACGGCACACCCGGCGATCAATCGCAGCAACCAGTGCAGACGGCCAAACTGCCGACTGCGGAATTCCTTGACCAGCACCGGATTCAGAAAGCCTGGGATGCCCGCTTTGCGCCGTTGCGGGTCCACCAAAAAGAACCGCCGCCTTACCGATTGCTGCTTCGCCGAAAGGTCGTCCGTGATGACGCCCTGAGACCGCGAACGGTCCAGCAGAGAATAGTTCAGTCGACTGACACAAACAAAACTGCCGACAATAATCATGGCCGCCGCTGTGGCCAGGTACCATGCCATCATGTCCTGCGCATCGGCAATGCCCACCGTGTTCAGCGGGCGGTCACCGATCAGTTGCAGCAATGCGGGCACGGGCGACAGTCGCCTCAGGAATCCAGCAAAGCTGCCCAGCAGCCCTTCTGATCCCTGCAGAAACTGCCACGGAATCAATGTGGCGATGACCAGAGCGAAGGTCGCTCCGTAAGCCCAGCGAAGAGCCGATTCTGCATTTCCGGCAAACGTGCCGACCAGCATGCCAACGACAATGAGTTGAGCACACACCACCAGAATCAACAGGTACAGCATCGCCACGTCGCTTTGCAGCGAGATTCCGCCCATCGCGAAACAGCAGGCCAGGGCAGGCAGAGTCACCAGCAATAGGATGACGGCGAAGCCCAGCAGCGCCAGCGCTTTGCCGAAGAAGATTTCGTATCGCTGCAACGGTGAATTTAACAGCAGTTCCATCGTCCGACGGCGAACTTCCGTCACAATTCCCGTCGCGGGAAATGCGGGCACGATCAGTACCACGGCCATTAGCATCGCCAGGGCCAGACTGCGGAATGCGGCTCGAGGTTGCGTGCCGCTAAGATCAGCGACTCCACTTTCCGGCCACTTCAACAGGACGGTCACAGCAAACGCGAATGCTACCGATGATAGAATCCAGAATGTTTGCCGAGTGCGCAGCAATGCCGGCAACTCGCGTTCAGCCACCACAAGCGTTCCGTTCATGAGGTGGCCTCCACGGTCGCCGATTCAGAGGCTGGCGGATCAACAGCACTGGCTGTGCTGACACTGCCTGTGTCGCGAGTAGCGGTGATGAAGGCTTCTTCAAGGTCGCCCGCGACTTCGCGAAATTGTGAGACTGCTGCTCCGGATGTCACGATGCTGTTCAGCAAACGGGATAGCACTTCGTCTGTGGCTGCCGTACGGACTCGAACAAGATCTTCTGTTTCTGACGTCGTGATTTCGGCTTCGTCCGACATCTGTTCGCGTACGATGGCTTCGACAGGAGCAAGCTGATCCCTGTTAAGGCACTGGATTTCAAATGTCCGCCGTTGGGTCAGCTGGCCGGTGACTTCTTTCAGCGTCCCGAACGCTTTTAGCTGGCCTGATGCGACAATGGCCACTTGATCGCAGATGCGTGAGAGTTCAGGCAGAATGTGGCTGGTCACGATCAGCGTCCGCCCTTCAGACGCCAGACGAATCAGAATTTCCCGCATTTCGATGCGGGCCTGAGGGTCCAGACCGTTGGCGGGTTCGTCCAGAATCAGGACCTCAGGTTGATGCAGCAGCGTGCGAGCGATCCCGATCCGCTGCTGCATCCCGTGGCTCAAACTTTCGACGTAGCGGTCCTGCATCCATGTGGCGTTGGTGACTTCCAGAACCTCTTCGACTCGCTTGCGTCGCGTTTTACGAGGGATCGCGTATGCGGCACCGAAGAAGTCCAGGTATTCCCGAACCCGCATGTTGTCGTACGAACCAAACTTGTCGGGCATGTAGCCCACCAGTTGTCGCACTTTGCGAGCGTCCGTCACGCAATCCGCGCCGGCGATCTTTGCGTGGCCTTCGGTGGGGCGAGTGAGGCCAACCAAAATGCGAATGGTCGTCGTCTTGCCAGCGCCATTCGGACCGATGAAGCCCAAAATGTCGCCTCGCTTTAAGGTCAAACTCAGGCTGTCTAACGCGACGAATTCGCCGTAGCGTTTGGTGAGATTTTCGATCTCGACAACGGTGTCACTCATTCGCTTCTGTCTTTTTGTTCGAAGTTGAGGCAGAGGTTCGGCGACCACGAACGGTCACGAGAACGCGTTCGATCTTCCAGTCGTCATCGCGCTCTGAACTTGTGAAGTCGCTACTGTCGGCACCGTCAATTTCGCTCACGCTGATTCGCAGCAAAAAGTTGCCGTCTTTGGGACCGGCGTTCAAAACGTCGCCGGGAATTGCAAAAGTGAAGTTGCCGACGGGGCTATCCAGAGTTTCCACGAGCTTAAAATCGTCGGGCGAACCAGACTGAAGTGTGATCGTTCGCGAACCCGCGAGGACTCGAAACTGCACTTCGGCGGATTCAAAATCGAACGGCTGACAGACGTCCGGCACTTCAAACTGCAACAGCGACGCGCCGCCGGTTTCTCTGGCTAACCATTTGGCTGAACGGTTCGTATATGCTGCGCTGACTGATCCATCGATGTCCTGAATCGCACGGTAAGGCATAAACGTTGTGGGAATCGTAATCAGCCCATCCGCAGGCGGGATTTGAAGCCGTAGCGGCAAGGCCACAAGGCAAAGTGAATCAGTCCGCGGCGCCATGTCGACAAGCTGTACGGTCGGCGGCAGTGCGTGAGTCCAGAACAATACCGACGGGATCTGCGGGAAGCGGGACAACCGGTCGATTTCGTGCAAAGCCGTTTGCATCAACCGACCGTGCATGATCTGCGATTCGGATAACAGCGTCTCCCGGCTGACTTCACCGGGCGCCAACACGTCAGTCGGACCCGCCGAATATTGACCCGTTGCCTGCGGCTGTAACGCCATTTTGTCCGGGCTAAGACTCGCGAGAATCAGATCTTCCGGCTGCAACTGTTCGGTGTTGGCTAACGTGATTTCTACCCCGTCGGCACCGAACTCCGCCAACGCCGACATGGGCTCAGGCAGACTTACAAACGACCGCTGCTGGTACGTTGTGGCACCTGCTGGTTGAGAAAAATTCGTCCATTTCGAATTGCCGGTGTCTGACCAGACGTACCGTTGCTGCATTCCTGCAGCCCCTTTTGATGTCGGGTACAGGAGGGTGTGGGTTGGCAAATCCACGGACGTCTGGCCGACGGAGGGCTGGTAGATCGTCGCCGCTCCATCCGCTGCAAAGGTCGACTGTCCGTCACCCAATACGGCAACTCGACTTTCAATGATTGTTGGCGGCGCGACGCTGCGTGACGCGATTCCCTTGATGATTCCTGGTCCGGCTGCCACGACGGACAACAGCGGGATGCCCAGCAGCAGCAACGCGGGGCGCTGCCGTTTAGAGGCCAGATAACCGAGTCCGCCGACCAGCAAGGTAAAGACTGACAGGACCAGAATCGCGAAACCTCGGCTTGGAATTTCGTAACCGATTCGTTTTTCTGAGGCGGCGGCCAGACTTTCGTTGGGCAAAATGGGCTCAGGTTGCGGGGTTAGGAACAGGGACTCCACAATCGGCGTTGCGATGGCGTCCAGGCCGTTGCCTGAGTCCGCATTAAGCATTGCTTCGGGAGACACCATGGAAACGAAAACGGACCCGCGGCCAAAGGGTGCTTCAACCAACGCTGGCCAGTCTCGCACGCTAAAGTGAACGCGACCTGTTTCAAATACGGCGCGAGTCAGCGACACGGGTTCTTCGAAGTTTCGCACGTGCGACAGGTCACTCATGCCAGGATGCATCACCGCCGCGTCATGTTTGAAGGGGACTTCCATCGGCGTAGTCTTGTCGACGATGGAAATCGGCAACGCCTCGCCCAAAATGGCGTTCACTGTCGCGCTGCCACATTGATCCAGCAAAAACAGAACTCGGCCGCCGCGCTGAATCCATGCTCGAACAGCATCGCACGCCTCAGGATACTGTGGCAGGTCGGGGGACGAGATCAGCAGTTGGTCGAGTGGTTCCAGTGCCTCTGCGTAGCCATGCAGTTTTTCCGGCCCGAATTGCAGCATCATCGTTTCCAGCTGTGCGGCCGCCCTCGCACGCATCTGCAGCTTCTCAATCGCCGTCGCGACTTCCGGACTTTCCGTGCGCGTTGAAATCAAACCGCAATAGCCGGTCAACAGCAGGTTGTGACTGGCTGGGTTGGATGAAAGAAAAGAGTCGGTGAAGTCTCCGCCGGTGCCATCCACGATCTCCTGAGAATCAGAATCGCCCAGCAGAGTCAGAAGATGAAATTCGAACGCGTCCGGGCTGTCGTCGTCAAGTCGGACAGGCCACGCGGTCTGGCGCACTGAACCAGCCGGGACAACCAGCGACCGGATAAACTGAGCTCCCGAGCTGCCATTGGGAGTCACAACCGTGGTGACGGTTTCATCATCTTCAGACGTGTTGTAGAAAGCTCCGGCAACAAGTCCCCAATGACCGGCGCGATAGCGCTGGACGCCGCCGGCCGCGATACGCCCGTTAACTTGAGCGTGAACGAGCGCCGCAGAATTCCACAACGAAACGAGAATTAGCACGGTGCCTACGGCAAAGCGGAATGTGAAAGATCCGGTAGGCACTGGCATAGTGTTGGAATTCGTCTGAGGAGGTTCCGTGGGGAAATCATTCCACTGTGAAATGTTGGCGGTCGCAACCCAAAGTGGCATTTGAATGAGAAATCGCTGATGCCGCCACCGACGGCTCTATCTGCACGGTACCAGCGAGCCAGCCGGTACAACTTGCCTTGAGGTCATGATCTGAGTAGTCTGCCGGACTGACGACTCAACCAGCGATTTCGCACCTGCCTCAGCGGCAATCACGATGCCCAACGATCCCGGCACGATTCAAACCATGATCGAACTCTATCCGTGGTTGCGGCTTGCGCCGCCAGTGGCCGCCATTACTCTGGCTGTGGCCTTCAAGGATGTCAACTTTGCGTTGCTGCTGGCCGTTCTATGCGGTTGCCTGCTGTTGGCCGACTTCAACCTGTCGGCAACCGTCGACGGATTGTGCGACCTGTTCGTGAATGTCGTGGCCGATGCAGACCATGCGTCTGTGATTCTGTTTACCATCTTGCTGGGCGCCATGATCGGGCTGATGAACGACAGCGGCGGAACTGATGCAGTCGTCAACCGAATTGCCGCGTACGCGAATACTCGTCGCAAAGGTCAGGTTCTGACCTGGCTGGCGGGCGTTGTCGTCTTCTTTGACGACTACGCCAACACGATGCTGATTGGCGGTTCTGTGCGACCGCTCACAGACCGCTTGAAGATTTCACGAGCGAAGCTGGCGTTTCTGATCGATGCCACGGCGGCTCCCATTGCGGGGCTG
This DNA window, taken from Fuerstiella marisgermanici, encodes the following:
- a CDS encoding HEAT repeat domain-containing protein — its product is MSSIRGISIIAVLVACFGVFAHADETTRAFESELKLPDVPRFDDLPTRFLLRPEFHIPEPSKFLQKDFVELFVRVVNGDYDDEISVQAARSLQRVAQEKLADPKQFADALRTRLQKSTSRNVRRSCAMALAEVGDKNDAELLAELCLPGDEVLCAALEPTLAEWKSEALLDTWQQRIQAPKKYSQTLLQLACRGIAELNATQAVSDLLNLAASDRTRFSTRRVASEALGRLAPDDAFKLASELSNAGISDRILAVLLLNSATSEDALTLAEQLCDDREDTVAAVAWNTLVRLKPERLLSRLSVGKTHRDPNVRSAVVRTVGLLPTVERCDLLSEILSDVHIGVRNESRRTLQMLAENNAELHSQICANAGAVIQNAQAAWQQLEQSLLLLGHLRHDAYQPACVPLLTHERSEVLVTAAWLLHLMPQNSLGEAAAAVAATHWTEMKNDSQNYPRFHALDEQLAFLLHVAAYTDRTELKSLCAEQFSKQSALHPDGRAIAMWTLGELSKDSKDDALVGQFSERIFDDSEIFPEYDTVRCGSALAIGLVGGKIAVPELQRAHSTYGVGGIIGNCVSTALRTLGEEAPPAPELEPVYIQDWPLHPTLKNRGNSESPATEVNGASVTEETE
- a CDS encoding ABC transporter ATP-binding protein, whose translation is MSDTVVEIENLTKRYGEFVALDSLSLTLKRGDILGFIGPNGAGKTTTIRILVGLTRPTEGHAKIAGADCVTDARKVRQLVGYMPDKFGSYDNMRVREYLDFFGAAYAIPRKTRRKRVEEVLEVTNATWMQDRYVESLSHGMQQRIGIARTLLHQPEVLILDEPANGLDPQARIEMREILIRLASEGRTLIVTSHILPELSRICDQVAIVASGQLKAFGTLKEVTGQLTQRRTFEIQCLNRDQLAPVEAIVREQMSDEAEITTSETEDLVRVRTAATDEVLSRLLNSIVTSGAAVSQFREVAGDLEEAFITATRDTGSVSTASAVDPPASESATVEATS
- a CDS encoding ABC transporter permease subunit, yielding MNGTLVVAERELPALLRTRQTFWILSSVAFAFAVTVLLKWPESGVADLSGTQPRAAFRSLALAMLMAVVLIVPAFPATGIVTEVRRRTMELLLNSPLQRYEIFFGKALALLGFAVILLLVTLPALACCFAMGGISLQSDVAMLYLLILVVCAQLIVVGMLVGTFAGNAESALRWAYGATFALVIATLIPWQFLQGSEGLLGSFAGFLRRLSPVPALLQLIGDRPLNTVGIADAQDMMAWYLATAAAMIIVGSFVCVSRLNYSLLDRSRSQGVITDDLSAKQQSVRRRFFLVDPQRRKAGIPGFLNPVLVKEFRSRQFGRLHWLLRLIAGCAVLSLLLTLGTTMGTVGWGVERIGGIIIIAQVALIVVFTPGLAGGMIAGEMESGGWNLLRVTPLKPGRIIRGKLTSVLITLVLVLCASLPGYGIMMAIKPVLREQVIQVMISLGMSAVLSLLVSATVSTFFRTTAAATAVAYGILISIFAGTMVIWANRDAPFSHAFVEKVLAVNPMAGALNAMQVAGFESYNLVPLTWWVTGVTCVLLMCVLQFRTWQLCQPD